Below is a window of Drosophila nasuta strain 15112-1781.00 chromosome X, ASM2355853v1, whole genome shotgun sequence DNA.
CATGACGCAAATATTTTTTCCCCTCAACTGCAATTCCGATTTAACCTCACAAAATAACCGAGTGCCCGTTTTGCAGACctgtgtttttattgttttttggttttaagaCAATTTCAAACGGAAATTGTGCAAAAGTTTAACAGAATGCCGAGAGTATGAGTACATTGCCCGCAAAATTAATctactttcttttttgttagcCAACACGCGGCAGGCACCACGTCGTGCGACACCGGCATAAGGCGGCCTTAGgccgaacaaaaaaaaaagctgcagACAGACGCAAGTTCGAATcgctttttctcttttcttttttggcaaatttgtGAGCAACCTTGTGACGTTTATTGCAAAGTATACCGAATGGAattgatttgtgtgtgttgtgtgttttacTACTTACATGATGAGGTTTTGCTTCTCGTTTCAAACAATTAGCAAACTGCACACCAGTTAACTAAATGTTTCGCTCGTTCAACAGCACGGACACAGAAATAAACACTGTATTGGTCCTCTTCGTTTGCAGCTTGCAAGTAAAGTTTTGACAGTTATCGTCAGAGCTATCGATAGTTTTTGTATCGAAAACATGAATGCGTGCAGCACaccagtagcaacagcaatgtgACCAAGCACGTGCGTTCTAtggaaaatactgaaatggGCTGCATCGCTGTCACAATCGATAGGTTTGCCATCGTTGAatattttcggttttttttttatttgtttaaccATCACTAAAATTGCATGATTGAatcaaaataatcaacaagcatattatcaattaaaattaacatatttgtCTTGCTGTTCGCACACTGAAGTTAGAACGATGTCGACACGTCGCCAGGCCATAACATTATATAGAAATTTGCTGCGCGAATCAGAGAAGTTGCCAGCGTACAATTTCAGGTGCGTTTCCCCCATCTCCCATCATCTGTTGTGAAATAACATAACACATGCATAATACCgcttgtattttcattttgacaTTTACACACGTAGAATGTATGCGGCGCGCAAGATACGTGATACATTTCGGGCAAATCGAGTGATTAATGATTTCAAGGAAATTGATCGTCTTGTTGC
It encodes the following:
- the LOC132797304 gene encoding protein bcn92, which codes for MSTRRQAITLYRNLLRESEKLPAYNFRMYAARKIRDTFRANRVINDFKEIDRLVASGKESLELIRRQVIIGHLYTTDKLVIEQKKTLRPSDD